The Vibrio aerogenes nucleotide sequence ATGATCAACCAACGGCATTTATCCGCAATACGCTGAAGCAGTTTCCTCAGCTTGAAGTGCCTGAATTTCATCTCAAAACAGACAGTAACGTTGCGCAACTGGCAATGATTCGGGCTGGTGCCGGGATTGGTATTTGTCAGACACCTTTAGCCCGGCAATCCCGGTTGGTGGCTATCCTGCCAGAGCATTTTTCTATGCACATGGAGGCCTGGATTACCATGCATGAAAACCTGCGACAGAATCAGATCTGCCGGGTGGTCTTTGATGCGCTGGCTGAAGGCGTCGGGGCTTATTGCCGGCAGGGCATCGTTACAGAGTGATACCCATATATGGGTATCAACCCGTTCCGGACTTTAATCCATTCCGGCACCGATTGTTGCCCGGACCGGAATACCGGTGGGGTCAAAGTTATCGAGACAATATACATTGATTCCGTAAAAGTCCGGCGTAACCCGCTTGCGGTGAAACGGATAAATACCGCAGGTCCTGCAAAAGTAATGATGGGCGGTATGGGTGTGAAACTGATATTCAGTCAGTTGCTCTTGTCCGGAGATGAGTTTGAATTTTGATTCATGAACCTTCACCATCAGTGCGTTCTTTTTGCGACAAATGGAACAGTCACAAGTTGTGAGTTCAGGAAAATCAGTGGTGATATGAAAAGTAATTTGGCCGCAGTGACATGAACCTGTATAAGTTTTTTCTTCCATAGTCATCATCCCTTTATTCCAGC carries:
- a CDS encoding GFA family protein, which codes for MMTMEEKTYTGSCHCGQITFHITTDFPELTTCDCSICRKKNALMVKVHESKFKLISGQEQLTEYQFHTHTAHHYFCRTCGIYPFHRKRVTPDFYGINVYCLDNFDPTGIPVRATIGAGMD